From the genome of Paraburkholderia flava, one region includes:
- the map gene encoding type I methionyl aminopeptidase: MTKRPEEIALMAESGQLLADVFGYLDQMSLIGMSTMQVNDLVDDLIVNELDARPASKGQYGYAYALNASRNQVVCHGVPSTTDILQSGDIVNFDITLEKNGYIADSSKTYLVGEVSPLAKRLVQVTYEAMWKGIKAVRPGARLGDIGHAIERHARRNGYSVVREYCGHGIGREMHEDPQVLHWGKPRTGLVLQEGMVFTIEPMINQGRHSVRTEEDGWTVVTRDGQLSAQFEHTVAVTRNGVQVLTLRSGERVPN; this comes from the coding sequence ATGACCAAGCGACCCGAAGAAATCGCGTTGATGGCGGAGTCGGGTCAGTTGCTGGCGGATGTATTTGGCTATCTGGATCAAATGAGTCTGATCGGCATGTCTACCATGCAGGTCAACGATCTGGTCGATGACCTCATCGTCAACGAACTCGACGCGCGCCCGGCAAGCAAAGGTCAGTACGGCTACGCCTATGCGCTTAACGCGTCACGCAACCAGGTTGTCTGTCACGGCGTTCCGTCGACGACCGACATTCTTCAAAGCGGCGACATCGTCAATTTCGACATCACGCTCGAGAAGAATGGCTACATCGCGGACTCCAGCAAGACCTATCTCGTGGGAGAGGTGTCTCCATTGGCGAAACGGCTCGTGCAGGTGACCTACGAAGCGATGTGGAAAGGGATCAAGGCCGTTCGCCCCGGCGCGAGACTTGGCGATATCGGCCATGCCATTGAGCGGCACGCGCGCAGAAACGGCTATTCGGTCGTCAGGGAATATTGCGGGCATGGCATCGGGCGTGAAATGCACGAGGATCCGCAGGTGCTGCATTGGGGAAAACCGCGGACGGGCCTGGTGTTGCAGGAAGGCATGGTGTTCACCATCGAACCCATGATCAATCAAGGGCGACACTCCGTTCGAACCGAAGAAGATGGCTGGACGGTGGTCACGCGCGATGGGCAACTGTCGGCGCAGTTTGAGCACACTGTGGCTGTGACCCGAAACGGTGTGCAGGTTTTGACGTTGCGATCTGGGGAACGGGTGCCCAACTGA
- a CDS encoding branched-chain amino acid ABC transporter substrate-binding protein: MNRRNLVFALALAALCAHVPSYGADPEIVKIGFVGPLTGPVARVGKDLEYGAQLAIDEENARNPTIGGKPVKFVLDVQDDQADPRVAIQVAQKLLDDGVVGVIGHYNSGCSIPASAVYHNANVAMITPGSTNPALTQQGFANVFRTMGNDGIGGVIAGRFAVQQLKAKRIGIIDDRTAFGQGLADAFAKGAKEANGNVVDREFTNDKAVDFRAILTTLKQKNVDVIFFGGLDEQGAMLVKQMRSLGMQTMLFGAGALKSNAFLQIAGSSGEGTQDLEPGPALDKLPSAVEFAKRYKARFNQDVELYAPFAYDAALAMIKAIHEANSIDRAKIVAVLPKVTVTGVTGKIEFDPHGDLIKPPYTLFQVQQGQWKSLRTVGGNV, encoded by the coding sequence ATGAACCGCCGCAACCTGGTTTTCGCACTGGCTCTCGCGGCCCTGTGCGCGCACGTGCCGTCGTATGGCGCCGATCCCGAGATCGTCAAGATCGGCTTCGTTGGGCCGCTCACCGGCCCAGTGGCGCGCGTCGGCAAGGATCTGGAATACGGCGCGCAGCTCGCGATCGACGAGGAAAACGCGCGCAATCCGACGATCGGCGGCAAGCCCGTCAAGTTCGTGCTCGACGTGCAGGACGACCAGGCCGATCCGCGCGTGGCGATCCAGGTCGCGCAGAAGCTGCTGGATGATGGTGTGGTCGGCGTGATTGGCCATTACAACTCGGGCTGCAGCATTCCGGCGTCGGCGGTTTATCACAACGCGAACGTCGCGATGATCACGCCGGGATCGACCAATCCCGCGCTCACGCAGCAGGGCTTTGCGAACGTGTTCCGCACGATGGGCAACGACGGCATCGGCGGCGTGATCGCCGGGCGCTTCGCGGTCCAGCAGTTGAAGGCGAAGCGCATCGGCATCATCGACGACCGCACCGCCTTCGGCCAGGGGCTCGCGGACGCGTTTGCGAAGGGCGCGAAGGAGGCCAACGGCAACGTCGTGGACCGTGAGTTCACCAACGACAAGGCGGTGGATTTTCGCGCGATCCTGACCACGTTGAAGCAGAAGAACGTCGACGTGATTTTCTTCGGCGGCCTGGACGAGCAGGGCGCGATGCTCGTCAAGCAGATGCGTTCGCTCGGCATGCAGACGATGCTGTTCGGCGCGGGCGCGTTGAAGAGCAATGCGTTCCTGCAGATCGCGGGTAGCTCGGGCGAGGGCACCCAGGATCTGGAGCCGGGCCCGGCACTCGACAAGCTGCCGTCGGCGGTGGAGTTCGCGAAGCGCTATAAAGCGCGCTTTAACCAGGACGTCGAACTGTATGCGCCTTTTGCGTACGATGCCGCGCTCGCGATGATCAAGGCGATCCACGAAGCGAACTCGATCGATCGCGCGAAGATCGTTGCTGTGCTGCCGAAGGTGACGGTCACCGGTGTGACGGGCAAGATCGAGTTCGATCCGCATGGCGATCTGATCAAGCCGCCTTATACGCTGTTCCAGGTGCAGCAGGGGCAGTGGAAGAGTTTAAGGACGGTGGGGGGAAATGTTTGA
- a CDS encoding ParD-like family protein — translation MGIVNIDDDLHDQVRKASSVSCRSINAQAAFWIKVGMLCEMSPTLSFNEIATRELRAAGVVVQAAKVALT, via the coding sequence GTGGGCATCGTGAATATCGACGACGATCTGCACGATCAGGTACGGAAGGCAAGCTCCGTGTCATGCAGGTCGATCAACGCGCAAGCGGCCTTCTGGATCAAGGTCGGCATGCTGTGCGAAATGAGTCCGACACTGAGTTTCAATGAAATAGCGACGCGTGAACTGAGAGCCGCGGGCGTCGTGGTGCAAGCCGCCAAGGTCGCATTGACATGA
- a CDS encoding acyltransferase family protein, giving the protein MSTQYASMDLANPSINTMTHRNAGLDALRACLTLLVVFHHCAITYGAIGGWYYHEITPGKSLESVTLVLFCTINQAFFMGLFFFLAGYYTPRSIDRKGPRHFLADRFLRLGVPLLVYGWLIGPATIALAQTGHGHTFASTLVYLWRHAIFENGPMWFAQALLIFSVVAALWSAAFSHPAHDQLDRSGRKLFPSHVTLVGAALLTGLAALALRSRWPVGINVWGLQLGYFASYVVLYVAGCRASRVRWIEHLPERQVRIWWRVALLTIPVLPLVYFLGAYFPALRGRPLSVLYAFWEPFVAWGTILFLAKIFQDRFDKLKGVWQPLSRRAYTIYIVHPPVLVAVALAWRNVAAAPLLKFAITGSFACVFCYLIAGILLRLPKLASIL; this is encoded by the coding sequence ATGAGTACTCAATACGCTTCAATGGACCTCGCAAACCCGTCGATCAATACGATGACGCATCGCAATGCCGGTCTGGACGCGCTGCGGGCTTGCCTGACATTGCTCGTTGTATTTCATCACTGCGCCATTACGTACGGCGCGATCGGTGGGTGGTACTACCACGAAATAACGCCGGGCAAATCTCTGGAATCCGTGACGCTGGTGCTCTTCTGCACGATCAACCAGGCGTTCTTCATGGGTTTGTTCTTTTTCCTCGCGGGCTACTACACCCCACGGTCAATCGACCGCAAAGGACCGCGCCACTTTCTGGCCGACCGGTTCCTTCGACTCGGAGTGCCTTTGCTCGTATACGGGTGGCTGATCGGACCCGCAACCATAGCGTTGGCGCAGACAGGTCATGGGCATACATTCGCGAGCACGTTGGTCTACCTGTGGAGACATGCGATCTTCGAAAACGGACCCATGTGGTTCGCCCAGGCTTTGCTGATCTTCAGTGTGGTCGCTGCGCTCTGGAGTGCCGCATTCTCGCACCCCGCTCATGACCAGCTGGACCGATCCGGACGCAAGCTGTTTCCTTCCCACGTGACGCTGGTCGGCGCGGCGCTACTCACGGGTCTCGCGGCACTCGCATTGCGGTCCAGGTGGCCTGTCGGGATCAATGTATGGGGTCTTCAACTGGGATACTTTGCGAGCTATGTCGTGCTTTACGTAGCGGGCTGCCGCGCATCCCGCGTGCGTTGGATCGAACATCTGCCGGAACGGCAAGTCCGCATATGGTGGCGCGTCGCGTTGCTGACGATACCGGTATTGCCGCTCGTTTACTTTCTCGGTGCGTACTTTCCTGCATTACGCGGGCGCCCGCTCTCGGTGCTCTACGCGTTCTGGGAGCCGTTCGTCGCGTGGGGAACGATACTGTTTCTCGCAAAGATTTTTCAGGACCGCTTCGATAAGCTAAAGGGCGTGTGGCAACCGCTATCGCGACGCGCCTACACGATCTATATCGTGCATCCTCCGGTACTGGTTGCTGTCGCGCTCGCATGGCGAAACGTAGCAGCGGCACCGTTACTGAAGTTCGCTATAACCGGCAGCTTCGCCTGCGTCTTTTGTTATCTGATTGCCGGAATTTTGCTTCGACTGCCCAAGCTCGCATCGATACTGTGA